GCAGCAGATCGTCAAGTATCAGGCCGACTACGTGTTCTGGACCGCCAAGTGAAAGTTGACTGAGAGGACGCCCTGCAATCGATCATCTACGCTCGTTGGCAAGCCCCCGGCCACATGGCCGGGGTAACCTGCGTGACACAAGGAAGCCGCACACGTTGAACTCACCCGCCGCCACCTTCGATTTCGACCACTGCCTCACGGCCTGTGCGCAGGGTGACCGGCGAGCCTTGCAAGCGCTCTACGATCATGAAGGAGCGCGCTTGCTGGGCGTTGCCCGGCGCATAGCGCGTGACGACGCCACGGCACAGGACATTGTCCACGATGCCTTCATTCGTATCTGGACACGCGCCTCCAGCTTCGACCCCGCGCGCGGATCGGCGCGGGGCTGGGTCTACTGCATTACCCGCCACCTGGCGCTGAATGCCATACGCGACACCCGCCGTGAAACCGTGCTGGACGAAGCCGATATCGATATTGCGCCTCCGGCAAGCGGGGGGCTGGATGATGTTGAACTCTGGTCAGGCTCGGCAAAGATCTACCGTTGCCTTGAACAACTGCAGGCCGCACCGCGGCGCTGCATCCTGCACGCCTATGTGGATGGTTGCAGCCACGCCGAGATCGCCGTGCTGCTGGGCGCGCCACTGGGCACCGTCAAGGCCTGGATCAAGCGCAGCCTCAAGGCGCTGCGGGAGTGCCTGGAATGAAACCTGAAGTTGATAGCGAGCTGGACGCCCTCGCCGGGGAGTACGTGCTGGGGACACTGTCGCCCGAACAACACGCCGCGGTCGCCGAACGCCTGGGCACGGATCCCTCTTTGCGCGCCGCCGTGGATGCCTGGGAGGCCCGCCTGCTGGAGCTGACCACGCTGGCTGCCCCGCTGCCGCCGAGCGCCCGCCTGTGGGGCCGTATCCAGCGCAGCCTTGACGAATGTAGCGCACCTGCCACTGAGCAGCGTGCCCGCGGGTGGCAACGCCTCGGGCTGTGGCAAGGGCTGAGTGCCGCGGGGTTGGCCGCAAGCGTGCTGCTGGCCGTTCTCCTGCTCACTGCGCCACCGCCCACCACCCAGTACCTGGTGGTGTTGGTGGCGCCGAGCAGCCAGGCCCCGGGCTGGGTGGTGCAGGCCAGCGACAACCGCATGATCGAGCTGATTCCGCTTGGGCAGGACGAAGTCCCCGACGGCATGGCCCTGCAGTTCTGGACCAAAGGCGAGCGCTGGCGCACACCGGTCTCGCTGGGCCTGGTGCAGCCAGGCAAACCCTATCGCGTCCCACTGCAGAGCCTGCCGCCGCTGGAGGCCAACCAGTTGTTCGAGCTGACCCTGGAGAAAGCCGGTGGCTCGCCCACTGGGCTGCCGACAGGGCCCATCAAGTTCATCGGGCGTGCGGTCAAGGTGATTTGACCCCTTGCAAAACCAGGGTGACTGGCAGTGTGTGGCTGCCTCGCCACAATTTATAATAACGATCGTTGCGTTATTATCATCTGCTTGCTAGCCTCAAGTTCACCTGTGTAAACCCACCAGGAGAACAGTCATGCAAAACGCGCTGAAAAAGGCTTATCACGAAGACGGAGCGGTGTTGATCAAGGGGCTTCTGAACCCGAAGCAACTGTCGCGCTGCCGCGAAGCCTACGACTGGGCCGTGCTCAACCACGGCCCGCATGCCACCCGGATGTTCGCCGGGACGGTCCAGCAATCCCACGTCGACAATGCCAACCCACTGGCCAAGGAGCGCCTCGAGGCGCTCGTGGCGGAGCTGCCACTGGGGTCGTTGTTCGCAAATCTCTGGGGCTCGCGGAATGTCTGGTACTTCGCCGAGGAGGTCTTTCTCAAGGCCGGCGGCCAGGGCGCCCGGACGCTGTGGCATCAGGACACCTCCTACCTGCCCTGGGCCGGCCAGCACTGGGGCAACGCCTGGATCAGCTTCGATGCCGTGCCCAAGCGCAACGCCCTGGAAATCATCCGTGGCTCCCATCGTGGGCCGCGCTATGACGGCACGACCTTCACCAACCCGGATGACCCGACCCAGCCGTTGCACGGCAATGGCGCCCTGCCCCGCCTGCCGGATATCGAGGCGCAACGCCGGGAAAACCCGCAGGCCTACGACATCCTGTCCTGGGCCACGGAGCCTGGCGATGTGGTGCTGCTGCACCCGGGCTCCTTGCATGGCGGCGCGCCAGTGGACGAGAACTTCCCAAGCCGACGGACATTCGTGTTCCGTTTCTTCGGCGACGACGCCACCTTCAGCCCACTCCCGGCCCACAGCGATGCCGGTTACCCCCCGCAAGGCGTGCTGTTCAGAAAAGAGCTCGAACACCTGGTCGCGGGCGCCCCGTTCCGCCACCCCACCTTCCGCCAAGTGGTCTGACAGGAGTTCCTCGATGAATGCGAAACCGCTCAAGCGTCAGTCCATCAATCCACCTGCGACCCAGGCTTACTACGACAACTTGCACTTTTCCCAGGCCACCCGCGTGGGTGACCTGATCTGGGTCTCGGGCCAGGTGGGCGTCGACGCGGCCATGCAACCTGCGCAGGGTATCGTCGAGCAGTCGCACCTGGCCTTCCAATCGCTGAAGCTGGTCCTCGAGACAGCCGGTGCCAGCCTGGCGGACGTGGTCGAGCTGACGACGTTTCACACCCACCTGCAAGCCGACATGGCCGCGTTTGCCCAGGTGAAGGATGTGTACTTTCCGGCGCGCTATCCGTCATGGACGGCGGTGGGCATCAGCCAACTGGCACTGGCGCCGTTGAGGGTCGAGATTCGCGCCGTGGCCGTCGCGGGGTGTGGCGACGCCTGAGCGGGGCATGCGCAGGTGGCAAGGCTGCGC
This sequence is a window from Pseudomonas maumuensis. Protein-coding genes within it:
- a CDS encoding sigma-70 family RNA polymerase sigma factor is translated as MNSPAATFDFDHCLTACAQGDRRALQALYDHEGARLLGVARRIARDDATAQDIVHDAFIRIWTRASSFDPARGSARGWVYCITRHLALNAIRDTRRETVLDEADIDIAPPASGGLDDVELWSGSAKIYRCLEQLQAAPRRCILHAYVDGCSHAEIAVLLGAPLGTVKAWIKRSLKALRECLE
- a CDS encoding anti-sigma factor — encoded protein: MKPEVDSELDALAGEYVLGTLSPEQHAAVAERLGTDPSLRAAVDAWEARLLELTTLAAPLPPSARLWGRIQRSLDECSAPATEQRARGWQRLGLWQGLSAAGLAASVLLAVLLLTAPPPTTQYLVVLVAPSSQAPGWVVQASDNRMIELIPLGQDEVPDGMALQFWTKGERWRTPVSLGLVQPGKPYRVPLQSLPPLEANQLFELTLEKAGGSPTGLPTGPIKFIGRAVKVI
- a CDS encoding phytanoyl-CoA dioxygenase family protein; the protein is MQNALKKAYHEDGAVLIKGLLNPKQLSRCREAYDWAVLNHGPHATRMFAGTVQQSHVDNANPLAKERLEALVAELPLGSLFANLWGSRNVWYFAEEVFLKAGGQGARTLWHQDTSYLPWAGQHWGNAWISFDAVPKRNALEIIRGSHRGPRYDGTTFTNPDDPTQPLHGNGALPRLPDIEAQRRENPQAYDILSWATEPGDVVLLHPGSLHGGAPVDENFPSRRTFVFRFFGDDATFSPLPAHSDAGYPPQGVLFRKELEHLVAGAPFRHPTFRQVV
- a CDS encoding RidA family protein, with protein sequence MNAKPLKRQSINPPATQAYYDNLHFSQATRVGDLIWVSGQVGVDAAMQPAQGIVEQSHLAFQSLKLVLETAGASLADVVELTTFHTHLQADMAAFAQVKDVYFPARYPSWTAVGISQLALAPLRVEIRAVAVAGCGDA